The region TCCAATAGCTCCGCCGACATTCTGACATTTTGCAGAGCCGTCATAAATTGGAGAAGATTGTGGGATTGGAAAATATAACCAATTCTCCGGCGAACATCCACTAATCGGGCCTCATTAGCTCGATACAATTGACGATTGAGCACTAGGGCATTTCCCTCCTTAATGCTCCGCAGAGCGCCGATCAACGACAGTAGGGTAGTCTTGCCCGAACCCGATTCCCCCGTTAGTAGAACAATTTCCCCTTCATTGATAACCAGATTAATATCAAATAAAACCTGCTGCCGGAGTTGTCTATGGCCGTAATAGTGGTTGAGATTACTAACAAAAACAGCGTCATTCATGCAAAGTAAGTGAAATTGCTCCTGGAGTTAAAGATATATTAACTGTTTCAATTTTAATAAAACACATCCGCTGGATCAGCATCCTGAAGTTTACGAATGGCAATTCCGCCTGATACAAAACACATGAGGCATGATAGTAACAATACAATTATTGCTTTGTTTACATCAACATAGACAGGAAGATTGGTGGCATCCCTAGCCAATTTGGTGGCAAAACTCGTAAAGATAATACCCGGAACATAGGCAAATAGGGCTAAAAAAACAGCCTCTTGAAAAACAACTCCGAGTAGGTAGCGCTGCCGATAACCAACAGCCCGCAAAGTTGCATATTCCGACAGATGCTGGGAGATGCTACTGTAGAGCACTTGATAGGTGATCACCACACCGACAGACAAACCGATTCCGACTCCTAAAGCAAAGACAAAACCGATAGGACTGCCCGTGGCCCAGTAGTTTTTCTCAAAGGCAAAAATTTCTGCCTTTGAAAAGACCTTGACATCGTTCGGTAAATAATCCCTGAGTGCTTCCAGGGTGATATCCAGCTTACTTTTGTCTTGGAGTTTAATACCCCCCAAATTAATAAATCCTTTTTTGCGTCCTGGTAATATCCGCCGGAAGTTTAGATCACTGGTAAGAATGGTGCCATCGGCACCAAAGGATATGCCTAAAGGAAACAAGCCAACAACGGTTACTTCGCGATTACTAGAACCACGATCGCCAATTTCGGTTGTCAATTCACCCCTTTGTCGAAAGATCTCTGGAATGGGGCCATACTCTGCCCGAGAATGCTCATTAAAAAGAACCGTATCTGGTAGTTGCAGTCTAAAGCGATTTTCTTCAACTGATTGCAAATTAAATACAGACTGGCTGGGGTCGATGCCAATAACATAAATACTCCGCCAATAATTTTTTTGAACTGGATTACGCCACTGGGCAAAGCCTAGATAGAGCGGGATTACTTCCGCAACATTTTCCACAGCCAGGGTCTGACTTAGCCTTCGTTCCGGAAAGTTTTCCATGGCAATTAAAGCTGAGGAGCGACTACTCAGAATGAAAATATCCGCATCCAGAGGCTCGTACAAAGATACAGCACTATCGAAGAGAGCATCCTGAAAGCTCAATTGCATAAAAATTAAAAATATTGAAAAACAGACCCCCGCCACCGCTACCGCGAGACGCAGTGGATAGAATTTGAGTTGAAGCCAAGCAGTAGGTATCTTCACAGAAAAAAACTAACAATTTTTTTTAATGCCAAATGTTTACTTCCAAGCTAGACAGCCACCAGTTTAATCTAAAAAAACATGGTGTTAATTGCTCCAATCAAATCAGCGAAATAGCTAGTCGAAGAACATCTTACCAGACTACCGATTTTTGCCGCTTAGCCTTGTAGCTTTGAAGAATTAGTTTGAATAATCACCTGAGTCTTAAGATTGGTTAACCGTGAAAGATCAATTTTATTTTGGCTTTCCTCCGACAGGCGGATATCCACTTCTACTACCCTGGCATCGATATCCGCAACAGGATCATTATCAAGAATTGTGCGACGACCGATTTGATGACCAACGGACTCAACCACCCCTTCCAGTGGCTCAGGAAAAGCCGGATTAGAAATGTAGGCTTTCTGACCCTTTCTGACATTGATAATATCAGTTTCATAGACTTCCGTCCTTACGTACATTGTTTGAGTTTGTCCAATCTCAACAATGCCTTTATCACTAATCCTCTCGCCTGGATAGGTATAAATCTTGAGGACTTGTCCATCAGTGGGCGAAACAATTTTAGTTAAATTAAATTCGGCCTGAGCTTGTTTGAGTTGCGCCATTGCTTCCTGTACCTGGGCTTCTGCGACGGCCAGATCAACTCCCCTAACTTCAGAAATTTCATCCAGAGTTCCCAGGGCCTGATTTTGTTGATCATTGAGCGTTTGCACAGTCCGACTCAGATTTGCCCTGGCCTCCGCAAGTTCTTCTTGGCGGCTGCTAATAATTCGTTGCAAATTAGCTTGGGCCTCTGCTAGTTGCCGCTCTAGTTGTTTCGGCACCAAACAGAACCGATCATATTCAGAGGCAGAAGTACCTCCTTGTTCAAAGAGCAATTTATAGCGCTGGCATTCTGAATTGGCATTGTTGTACTCAATTTCCAGTTTTTCTATGGATTTTTCTTGGGCAATTCTTTCCCCTGCTAATTCTGCAGTAATCCGCTGAATAGTTGCATTTTGGATGCTAATTTGCCCCTCTAGCTCGGACACAACACCAGATAATCGAGCTTTTTGCGCTGAAATTTGCCCCTGCTTGGCCCCCGCCTGTACCTGCATTAACTTGGCTTGGGCTGTTTGCAGTTGGGACTGGGCAATCCTTACCTTTGATTCCATTGTGGCGTAGTTATCCAGAAGGGCCACCACCTGTCCAGAGCTGATAAATTCCCCCTCTTTGACCAAAAGCCGCTCAACCCGACTGCCCTTACCATCGGGACTAAGGGGGCCAGAAAGTCTCCGAACCTCACCCTTAGGCTCCAGATAACCAATGGCTGCCACTCGGGATGGCACATTGGCTTGCTGACCATTTATATCTGCCGCTGTCGAGCTTTGACTCTGTTTATTATCACCAGACTGGGACTGAGAATCAGATATTCTGCTGGGGGGAAAACTAAACCACCCCAAAATCCCGACCCCTGCGAATACAACACCAACAACGAGGAAGACAACGAGCCTGCTGCTTGAGGAATTACTCGGGAAAACTGACTTCATTGCGATAAATCCTCTGCAATGCTACGGCGATCGCCATTTTGTAAAAGTGGCTAATCAATGGTAGCACAATCATCCAGACTTGTATAGTACAAAAGATGATTGTCAGTTGCCTTATTTCGTTTTTCCGTTCCGAATTATCTTCATACTTTTTGGAGTTTGCCGGGGAAGATAATTTAGACACAACTCTCAATAACTTCCACTGCTTTCTTTAAACCTCCTGCTTGCTCAATGTCAGTCTGGATACGTTGAGCGTTTTGGCGATAAATTGGACTATCCAAAATCTTCTCAATAACGGCCCTTAGATTCTGAGAAGAACGGCGGGCGAGCGGCAGGGCTTCACCAGATTTTGTCCAGGCAATGCGAGCTGCCACACTCGGTTGATCTCCCGCTACCGGCAAGGCAACTAAGGGAACACCATTTTTCAAGGACTCCAGAGTCGTATTAATACCAGCATGGGTAATAGTCAGCGAGGCTTTTTGGAGTAGTTCCAATTGAGGTGCATAATCTACCACAATGACATTGTCAGGCATATTACCCAGTTCTTCAGACTTTAACCCACCACCGAGACTAATCACTGTCTGTACATTGAGGTCTTTGACTGCCGTTGCAATTCGTTGAAAGAGGGTTTGATCTAAATTAAATGTGGTTCCCAGCGAGGCGTAAATAAGTGGACTGCCATCTAATTTTTCAAAGGGAAAAGGAATATGGGGACGGCTTGATTCATCTAAAAAAGGTCCTGTAAAAATAAATTGTGGAGGTAATTGATGGCGGGGAAACTCAAATGACTGGGGAACTTGGCAAATTTGAGCAATGGAAGAAAAAGCCTCATCAGGATGGTTTAAGACTGGTAAGTCCCAGTCCTGCCGATATTGATCTATCAGTTGGTGAATTGGACGACGGGCTTGATAATACGCAAAATATCCCATACGATTACGCGCTAATGCCCAACCTTCTTTCTGAAAAGGCCAATCTGTGAAGCAAGGAGGGACTTGTAATTCATAGTTAAGTGGAGAAATAGCGCAAGTGGTGACAAAGGGAATTTGTAGATACTCAGCCACGCTTCCAGCTTCCGGGCAAAGTTGCTCCACTAGCAACGCTTCAACACCATGGGACTTGATAAGGGATGGAACTTCCTTCAGGACGACTTGGGCGAAGGCCAGTAAACCATCTCGCGTGTACATGCCTGCCTGAACGCCCTCAAGTTGAGCTAATTTTTCCAAAAAGGCAGGTAATGTACCTTTGGGAAATTCTTCTTTTCCGATTACTTGTACCTGGATGGCTGACTGAGGAAATTTTTCTTTAAAGTCGTCAACACAAAAAAGAGTTACCTGATGTCCTTTTTTGGACAAGGCCTTGCCCAGTGCAACCATCGGATTAAGGTGGCCTGTCGATTGAGGACAAATTAGCCCGAAATGAGTCATGGAATTCTCTCAAAGTAACCGTAAATAATCCAGTTTTGATGACTATGAATATAGTATTTATCCAGTGATCAGACCCCCTGGCTCTGCTCAATGACCTAAACGACAGTAAAGTGCATATAGGCATAGGAAAAGCGGGCACTTTCTGGAATAATGCAGAGAATTTTTTGGCCTTTCTCCAGACGTCCAGAATTAAACAATTCCTCTAACATAATCCAAATCGAAGCAGCTCCAGTATTGCCTTTATATTCCAGATTGGTAAACCAACGCTCTTCTGGTATGAACATGCCAATTTCTTCCATTTGTAGACTTAAATCTTTTTTGAAATAACCAGAAGACATGTGAGGAAGAAACCAATCAATTTTATCGGGATCTAAACCATATTTTTTCTTGGTCTTTTCCAGACCTCGCTGACCCATAAGAACAATGTTGTCTGCAAGCAGTTTAACGTCTTGGTTAAGATCAAAATAGCCTTCATCAAAAGCTTCCTTAAGGTTATCGATATTTTTCCAGCCTTGGACATTGCCATCTTCCAGCTTAATACAACCTCCGTACATACAGGTTTCTAGTTCATTAGCGAAGGAAATATAATCGACCCAATCAATCTGCAGAGAAATGCCTTCATCATTAGGCTTATTCTCAATGAGAGCGGCCCCTGACGCATCGGAAAGCATCCAGCGCAAAAAATCCCTCTCAAATCCGACAATGGGTTTATCGTCCAGTTGGGCTAATTTGGCATCTATTTCCGGTTGGAAATGTTGGGAGCGGAGAATACTGGATACTTGCTCTGAGCCAGTCACCACGGCATTACGAGCGAAGCCCAGACTAACATTCATGTAGGCGTATTTAAAGGCTGCGACTCCCGAACAACAAACACCACTCGTGGCAATGACCTCACAGGGCGGATTTCCTAGTGCGCCGTGAACCATCAAGGCATGGTTCGGAATCATTTGGTCTGGGCCGGATGTTCCACAAGTCAAGCAATCCAGTTGATTGAGATCAAAGCTTGAATTTTTCACAAGAGCCTTAATTGACTCAACTGTTAGTTCCACATTGGTGTGGGTAATATTTTTATTTATCGGATCAATGGCATAGTGACGAGTTTTAATCCCATTGTTTCTTAAAACTAGCTTCTTTGCTTTAGATGGTTTGTCATTAATTAGTCCTAACACATTTTCGATTTGTGTGTTATCGACCGGTTCGTTGGGAAGAAAAGCTCCCATTCCATTGATATAAGCCTTTGTATTCATTCAGGGTTGCTCCTCTGTAACTAGGTTATTATTATTTATCCGGGCGATATATTGCCCTGAATTTTAGTCGCCTATCTACTGAATTAGTCTTAGCCTATAAGGCTAATCAAAGGACTGTTTTTGCAGTTTTAGGGCGTAGGATTCTAGAACCGGGTTCAAGATAGGATGAAATAATATCCTGATGATTGTACATAGCAACAATACTATCGGCAAGGCAATAACAAGTTGTAAAGCAAATAACCAAACCAATAAAGTCCTGACGGGAGATCCGGACGGGCCACCTAAGCGGATCAGTCTAGCCCAAGGCCGGTAGAGAGTAATGCCAACCCATTCAGGTAAAATGTAGCGTTTATTGACTTGGACGGAGTCCATACCGATAAAGAGTGGTGGTGGTTGCGGCAGAGACAGTTGGGGCAAATAGCCCACTAATTGCTCGCCAAACTGTGACACAGATTTAATATCCTTCTCCGCAAATCCTCCAGGAGGGAGAACCCCTAAAGCCGAGTCTTTTTTCCCCGTGAGCAGTAGGCGGGGAGTGGTGATAAAAGTGGCTAAAGGAGACCCTTGATGGGTCACCACTATTTTTCCAATTAAATGGCCGCCGAGGTCAATCAGGGTTTGTTGCAATTGCTCTGACGCAGAATGCCACATATTGCGGCAGGCAATGAGGGTGATAACGGGGGTATTCCGCAGGAGCTGGGCATAGGGAGACTTCATAAAAGCCTGAATGGGCAGGGAAGGGGCCAAGAACCAGACCTGATAAGCCAAAATAATCAGGTCAAAATGCTGATCGGGTTCAAAGGAAGGAGGTAAAATCTCCGGCGTATCTCCGTTAATGCAATCGGGAAAAACATCAAAGAAGCGAAAGAGATTCCAGGGATAGGGGTAGGGCTCAACAGGTTGGATATTGGCCCAGGTTATGTTGGCGCCCGCTGATGCTACCGGCTCTACAAA is a window of Synechocystis sp. PCC 7338 DNA encoding:
- the devC gene encoding ABC transporter permease DevC — its product is MKIPTAWLQLKFYPLRLAVAVAGVCFSIFLIFMQLSFQDALFDSAVSLYEPLDADIFILSSRSSALIAMENFPERRLSQTLAVENVAEVIPLYLGFAQWRNPVQKNYWRSIYVIGIDPSQSVFNLQSVEENRFRLQLPDTVLFNEHSRAEYGPIPEIFRQRGELTTEIGDRGSSNREVTVVGLFPLGISFGADGTILTSDLNFRRILPGRKKGFINLGGIKLQDKSKLDITLEALRDYLPNDVKVFSKAEIFAFEKNYWATGSPIGFVFALGVGIGLSVGVVITYQVLYSSISQHLSEYATLRAVGYRQRYLLGVVFQEAVFLALFAYVPGIIFTSFATKLARDATNLPVYVDVNKAIIVLLLSCLMCFVSGGIAIRKLQDADPADVFY
- a CDS encoding HlyD family efflux transporter periplasmic adaptor subunit translates to MGWFSFPPSRISDSQSQSGDNKQSQSSTAADINGQQANVPSRVAAIGYLEPKGEVRRLSGPLSPDGKGSRVERLLVKEGEFISSGQVVALLDNYATMESKVRIAQSQLQTAQAKLMQVQAGAKQGQISAQKARLSGVVSELEGQISIQNATIQRITAELAGERIAQEKSIEKLEIEYNNANSECQRYKLLFEQGGTSASEYDRFCLVPKQLERQLAEAQANLQRIISSRQEELAEARANLSRTVQTLNDQQNQALGTLDEISEVRGVDLAVAEAQVQEAMAQLKQAQAEFNLTKIVSPTDGQVLKIYTYPGERISDKGIVEIGQTQTMYVRTEVYETDIINVRKGQKAYISNPAFPEPLEGVVESVGHQIGRRTILDNDPVADIDARVVEVDIRLSEESQNKIDLSRLTNLKTQVIIQTNSSKLQG
- a CDS encoding glycosyltransferase, with protein sequence MTHFGLICPQSTGHLNPMVALGKALSKKGHQVTLFCVDDFKEKFPQSAIQVQVIGKEEFPKGTLPAFLEKLAQLEGVQAGMYTRDGLLAFAQVVLKEVPSLIKSHGVEALLVEQLCPEAGSVAEYLQIPFVTTCAISPLNYELQVPPCFTDWPFQKEGWALARNRMGYFAYYQARRPIHQLIDQYRQDWDLPVLNHPDEAFSSIAQICQVPQSFEFPRHQLPPQFIFTGPFLDESSRPHIPFPFEKLDGSPLIYASLGTTFNLDQTLFQRIATAVKDLNVQTVISLGGGLKSEELGNMPDNVIVVDYAPQLELLQKASLTITHAGINTTLESLKNGVPLVALPVAGDQPSVAARIAWTKSGEALPLARRSSQNLRAVIEKILDSPIYRQNAQRIQTDIEQAGGLKKAVEVIESCV
- a CDS encoding ATP-binding cassette domain-containing protein codes for the protein MNDAVFVSNLNHYYGHRQLRQQVLFDINLVINEGEIVLLTGESGSGKTTLLSLIGALRSIKEGNALVLNRQLYRANEARLVDVRRRIGYIFQSHNLLQFMTALQNVRMSAELLEEPHLGPATERAHRILDAVGLKSRKDYYPHQLSGGQKQRVAIARALVNSPKLILADEPTASLDSKTGREIINLIQRLAQEQGSAVLLVTHDNRIFDIAHRILSMEDGRLYET
- a CDS encoding beta-ketoacyl-ACP synthase III gives rise to the protein MNTKAYINGMGAFLPNEPVDNTQIENVLGLINDKPSKAKKLVLRNNGIKTRHYAIDPINKNITHTNVELTVESIKALVKNSSFDLNQLDCLTCGTSGPDQMIPNHALMVHGALGNPPCEVIATSGVCCSGVAAFKYAYMNVSLGFARNAVVTGSEQVSSILRSQHFQPEIDAKLAQLDDKPIVGFERDFLRWMLSDASGAALIENKPNDEGISLQIDWVDYISFANELETCMYGGCIKLEDGNVQGWKNIDNLKEAFDEGYFDLNQDVKLLADNIVLMGQRGLEKTKKKYGLDPDKIDWFLPHMSSGYFKKDLSLQMEEIGMFIPEERWFTNLEYKGNTGAASIWIMLEELFNSGRLEKGQKILCIIPESARFSYAYMHFTVV